From a single Streptomyces sp. 1331.2 genomic region:
- a CDS encoding VOC family protein — MLGDAPVLAMIPAADLARAKAFYTDTLGLKLVEETAEDLTFESGGILFGMYETPSGGQAAHTLASFKVADLDGEMSALRSRGITFEDYDFPGLKTVDGVAEGSDGLRAAWFKDSEGNILCVAEKPKK; from the coding sequence ATGCTGGGAGACGCACCGGTGCTGGCCATGATTCCCGCCGCCGATCTGGCGCGGGCCAAGGCCTTCTACACCGACACCCTGGGCCTGAAGCTCGTCGAGGAGACTGCGGAGGATCTCACCTTCGAGAGCGGCGGCATCCTGTTCGGCATGTACGAGACACCGAGCGGTGGCCAGGCCGCGCACACCCTGGCCAGCTTCAAGGTCGCTGACCTCGACGGCGAGATGTCGGCGCTCCGCTCGCGCGGCATCACCTTCGAGGACTACGACTTCCCCGGTCTGAAGACCGTCGACGGCGTCGCCGAGGGCAGCGACGGCCTGCGTGCGGCCTGGTTCAAGGACAGCGAAGGAAACATCCTCTGCGTGGCCGAGAAGCCCAAGAAGTAG
- a CDS encoding rhomboid-like protein, whose amino-acid sequence MAGSTSRDSGAHRRPRWSRAAHAVCAYVRRAPGTYTWLAILLVTTQVIRHVDPVTADRILERRSTNLHHLQVSPVRVLVTSALWIAGGGWVVYFLLYNLFHVPAERWLGTLRWISVAMLAHVGATYLSEGVLGWAIHRGLAPPKAVYTLDYGVSYALAGVVAVLTYLIVRPWRGLYAVGVLVVYGLGVQQSRDYTSVGHFSAALIGFACYPLTRDRPGSFDPVAFARAGWRRVRGRR is encoded by the coding sequence ATGGCCGGCAGTACCTCCCGGGACTCCGGGGCGCACCGGCGGCCCCGGTGGTCGCGGGCCGCGCACGCGGTGTGCGCCTACGTCCGGCGCGCGCCGGGGACGTACACCTGGCTGGCGATCCTGCTCGTCACCACGCAGGTCATCCGGCACGTCGACCCGGTGACCGCGGACCGCATCCTGGAGCGGCGGTCGACCAATCTGCACCACCTGCAGGTCTCGCCGGTCCGGGTGCTGGTGACCAGCGCGCTGTGGATAGCGGGCGGCGGGTGGGTGGTCTACTTCCTGCTCTACAACCTCTTCCACGTACCCGCCGAGCGCTGGCTGGGCACGCTGCGCTGGATCTCGGTGGCGATGCTCGCCCACGTCGGTGCGACCTACCTCAGTGAGGGCGTGCTCGGCTGGGCGATCCACCGCGGCCTCGCCCCGCCGAAGGCCGTCTACACCCTCGACTACGGGGTCAGCTACGCGCTCGCCGGGGTTGTCGCGGTGCTCACCTACCTGATCGTGCGACCCTGGCGCGGGCTGTACGCGGTCGGGGTGCTGGTCGTCTACGGCCTCGGCGTCCAGCAGAGCCGGGACTACACCAGCGTCGGCCACTTCAGCGCGGCGCTGATCGGGTTCGCCTGCTACCCGTTGACCCGGGACCGCCCGGGCTCGTTCGACCCGGTCGCCTTCGCCCGGGCGGGGTGGCGCCGGGTGCGCGGGCGGCGCTGA
- a CDS encoding rhomboid-like protein — translation MSERLGTRTPTGPTVARRPGLRTAARRPALRTAARLWLTTAYVLLLTATASWLASQSHAERARFVRHNSSNVHHMEVGKWWTVFTSGLVVDGVPAWAGIAAVAAVLGLAEWRWGPARAAAVFVFGHLGATLLTEGAMWVMLTTHIPGALSRARDVGISYGLVATGACLLALGAVPLRRYGLSALALGLAAAWALDQELADAGHLVALALGVLASRTSWLRARAPLPR, via the coding sequence ATGAGCGAGCGCCTCGGGACGAGGACACCGACCGGCCCCACCGTCGCCCGACGCCCGGGCCTGAGAACCGCCGCCCGACGCCCGGCCCTGAGAACCGCCGCCCGCCTGTGGCTCACCACGGCGTACGTCCTGCTGCTGACCGCGACGGCCTCCTGGCTCGCCAGTCAGAGCCACGCCGAGCGCGCCAGGTTCGTCCGCCACAACAGCAGCAACGTCCACCACATGGAAGTGGGCAAGTGGTGGACCGTATTCACCAGCGGGCTGGTGGTCGACGGGGTGCCCGCCTGGGCGGGCATCGCGGCGGTCGCCGCCGTCCTGGGCCTGGCCGAGTGGCGCTGGGGCCCGGCCCGAGCCGCCGCTGTGTTCGTCTTCGGGCACCTGGGGGCCACCCTGCTCACCGAGGGCGCGATGTGGGTGATGCTGACCACCCACATCCCCGGCGCGCTCTCCCGAGCCCGGGACGTAGGCATCAGCTACGGCCTGGTCGCCACCGGCGCCTGCCTGCTCGCCCTGGGCGCGGTGCCGCTGCGCCGCTACGGCCTGTCGGCGCTCGCCCTCGGCCTGGCCGCCGCCTGGGCGCTGGACCAGGAGCTGGCGGACGCCGGGCACCTGGTCGCCCTCGCCCTCGGTGTGCTCGCCTCCCGGACGTCCTGGCTGCGGGCCCGCGCTCCCCTGCCGCGCTGA
- the argG gene encoding argininosuccinate synthase, whose translation MSKVLSKLPVGERIGIAFSGGLDTSVAVAWMREHGAVPYAYTADIGQYDEPNLADVPARGRAYGAEQARLVDCREALVEEGLAALACGAFHIRSAGQTYFNTTPLGRAVTGTLLVRAMQEDGVSIWGDGSTYKGNDIERFYRYGLLANPNLRIYKPWLDQAFVDQLGGRKEMSEWLAERDLPYRDSAEKAYSTDANIWGATHEAKRLEYLDTSMEIVSPIMGVAFWDPAVEIQTEDITVEFEFGRPVRINGQEFAGAVDLVHEANRIGGRHGLGMSDQIENRIIEAKSRGIYEAPGMALLHIAYERLLNAIHNEDTIATYHTQGRRLGRLLYEGRWFDPQSLMLRDSIQRWIGHPVTGSVTLRLRRGQDYSVIDTQGPNFSYHPEKLSMERSVDAAFVPDDRIGQLTMRNLDIADSRSKLEQYAVHGQLAPWSGLIGELAPGGAAPIAAGTGDEAESTALDHAAIESGTD comes from the coding sequence ATGTCGAAGGTCTTGAGCAAGCTGCCGGTCGGTGAACGGATCGGCATCGCATTCTCCGGTGGGTTGGACACCTCCGTCGCCGTCGCGTGGATGCGCGAGCACGGTGCCGTCCCGTACGCCTACACGGCCGACATCGGCCAGTACGACGAGCCCAACCTCGCCGACGTCCCGGCCCGAGGCCGCGCGTACGGCGCCGAGCAGGCGCGCCTGGTCGACTGCCGGGAGGCGCTGGTCGAGGAGGGCCTGGCCGCCCTCGCCTGCGGCGCCTTCCACATCCGCTCCGCCGGACAGACGTACTTCAACACCACCCCGCTCGGCCGCGCCGTGACGGGCACCCTGCTGGTCCGCGCCATGCAGGAGGACGGGGTGTCCATCTGGGGCGACGGCTCCACCTACAAGGGCAACGACATCGAGCGGTTCTACCGCTACGGCCTGCTCGCCAACCCCAACCTGCGGATCTACAAGCCGTGGCTGGACCAGGCCTTCGTCGACCAGCTCGGCGGCCGCAAGGAGATGTCCGAGTGGCTCGCCGAGCGCGACCTCCCCTACCGGGACTCCGCCGAGAAGGCCTACTCCACCGACGCCAACATCTGGGGCGCCACCCACGAGGCCAAGCGGCTTGAGTACCTCGACACCTCGATGGAGATCGTCAGCCCGATCATGGGCGTGGCCTTCTGGGACCCGGCGGTCGAGATCCAGACCGAGGACATCACCGTCGAGTTCGAGTTCGGCCGCCCGGTCCGGATCAACGGGCAGGAGTTCGCCGGCGCCGTCGACCTGGTCCACGAGGCCAACCGGATCGGCGGGCGCCACGGTCTCGGGATGTCGGACCAGATCGAGAACCGGATCATCGAGGCCAAGAGCCGCGGCATCTACGAGGCCCCCGGCATGGCGCTGCTGCACATCGCCTACGAGCGGCTGCTCAACGCCATCCACAACGAGGACACCATCGCCACGTACCACACCCAGGGCCGCCGGCTGGGCCGGCTGCTCTACGAGGGCCGCTGGTTCGACCCGCAGTCGCTGATGCTCCGGGACAGCATCCAGCGCTGGATCGGCCACCCGGTCACCGGCAGCGTCACCCTGCGGCTGCGGCGCGGCCAGGACTACTCGGTCATCGACACCCAGGGCCCCAACTTCAGCTACCACCCGGAGAAGCTGTCGATGGAGCGCAGCGTGGACGCCGCGTTCGTCCCGGACGACCGCATCGGCCAGCTGACCATGCGCAACCTCGACATCGCCGACTCGCGCAGCAAGCTGGAGCAGTACGCGGTGCACGGCCAGCTGGCGCCGTGGAGCGGTCTGATCGGCGAGCTCGCCCCGGGCGGGGCCGCGCCGATCGCCGCGGGCACCGGCGACGAGGCGGAGTCCACCGCCCTCGACCACGCGGCAATCGAGTCCGGCACCGACTGA
- a CDS encoding GAP family protein, whose translation MGEAVGSMLASAVAIAFSPLPLITVVLILATPRGRTNGLAFAAGWALGLAAPVAAVLAAGTALNRTEPLATWSSWVKLGLGVLLVLSAAQQWHDRPRAGHITAPPSWLRAVDRYTAARSAGLGLTLVGRSPKTLLPALGGAVSIVATGTGAGTATATAATTGVGTEAVAAALMVVIASLCTLLPLAVRLRGGEHSARRLGEWRAWTSAHSSAVLITVPAVLGTGYVGDAISGLT comes from the coding sequence ATGGGTGAAGCGGTCGGTTCGATGCTGGCCTCGGCGGTGGCGATCGCGTTCAGCCCGCTGCCGCTGATCACCGTGGTCCTGATCCTGGCCACCCCGCGCGGCCGGACCAACGGGCTCGCCTTCGCAGCCGGCTGGGCGCTCGGCCTCGCCGCTCCGGTGGCCGCCGTCCTGGCGGCCGGCACCGCCTTGAACCGGACCGAGCCTCTTGCCACCTGGTCGTCCTGGGTCAAGCTCGGCCTGGGCGTGCTGCTCGTCCTCTCCGCCGCGCAACAGTGGCACGACCGGCCACGGGCGGGGCACATCACGGCTCCGCCGAGCTGGTTACGGGCCGTCGACCGCTACACCGCCGCCAGGTCCGCCGGCCTCGGCCTCACGCTGGTCGGGCGCAGCCCGAAGACGCTGCTGCCGGCTCTCGGCGGGGCCGTCTCGATCGTCGCCACCGGGACCGGAGCCGGAACCGCCACCGCCACCGCCGCCACCACCGGCGTCGGAACCGAGGCGGTGGCAGCGGCACTCATGGTGGTGATCGCTTCGCTCTGCACGCTCCTGCCGCTCGCGGTCCGGCTGCGCGGCGGGGAGCATTCCGCCCGGCGCCTCGGCGAGTGGAGGGCCTGGACATCCGCCCACAGCTCTGCGGTCCTGATCACGGTCCCGGCCGTACTGGGCACCGGCTACGTGGGCGACGCCATCTCCGGACTCACCTGA
- a CDS encoding RNA polymerase sigma factor: MNTPGPGGERGLRADPLGDLPTDFEVFYTRENSGYLRYAQQRLRHREDAQDAVQNAGATLYKNWRRALASADPQAFAFKIVKDAVVDVLRERRRTERKRLRVIAQRRPDTSQDELNELAELDALDWAMDELARAAPVQADVVRLRQAGLSYHDIGRSLGIAHTTARTYYSLGRRHLEYLLEHPEDDGGAEA; encoded by the coding sequence GTGAACACTCCCGGGCCGGGCGGGGAGCGGGGCCTGCGGGCGGACCCGCTCGGCGACCTGCCGACCGACTTCGAGGTCTTCTACACCCGAGAGAACTCCGGCTACCTCCGCTACGCCCAGCAGCGCCTGCGACACCGCGAGGACGCCCAGGACGCGGTCCAGAACGCCGGTGCGACGCTCTACAAGAACTGGCGCCGCGCCCTGGCCAGCGCCGATCCGCAGGCCTTCGCCTTCAAGATCGTGAAGGACGCGGTGGTCGACGTCCTGCGCGAGCGCCGCCGCACCGAACGCAAACGGCTGCGGGTGATCGCCCAGCGCCGCCCCGACACCAGCCAGGACGAGCTGAACGAACTCGCCGAACTGGACGCCCTGGACTGGGCGATGGACGAACTCGCGCGGGCCGCGCCGGTCCAGGCCGACGTGGTCCGGCTGCGCCAGGCGGGCCTGTCGTACCACGACATCGGCCGGTCGCTCGGCATCGCGCACACCACCGCCCGCACCTACTACAGCCTCGGGCGGCGGCACCTGGAGTACCTGCTGGAGCACCCGGAGGACGACGGCGGGGCGGAGGCGTGA